In one window of Prevotella sp. E13-17 DNA:
- a CDS encoding bifunctional (p)ppGpp synthetase/guanosine-3',5'-bis(diphosphate) 3'-pyrophosphohydrolase — protein MMQNYDMMIQEKAQIVFMEMEKRVSAEDMARIRAAFELAREAHAEQKRKSGEPYIIHPIAVATIVAIELKLGANPVIAAFLHDVVEDTAYTMDDIRQRFGDDVTFLVSVVTKKSTGNYEISKQVDNYKQMLNSIHYDIRALLVKLADRLHNMRTLSSMRPDKQMKIAGETDFFYAPLANRLGLYNVKIELENLSFRYRCPHEYEMIAGLIQRDKDSQQKRLTAFTEKIREVLKQNGIDAQINIVYRAPYSIWRKMRKSGDDFSHIPFRHVVEVVFTCTDEEQEKDMALHIYSRLTNVFNEKPCGIINYIDSPKENGYQSFHVQLLSNYGCWEEAHISSERMARASQLGVVAERSEDNVRRWIEKFRTVLKDLEFHQKEGDFIENVVTTFYNDDILVFTPKGKPVNLPKRATALDFAFEIHSHIGEHAHYARINGQLASVKTELHRGDIVEIGTNADITPKPDWMEHVLTYKAKGFLKRYFAKQEKSNFHFCSNCHPIPGEEVIGFKEADGTITVHKRNCPIAIGLASQKGDSIVSVDYKESPAALYPVAIQILAVDRFHLLSDMIDSITNELNLSIGSLTTNTVDCIVNCTITFSVHSFDELQTIIAQISAIDGVEEVKQVR, from the coding sequence ATGATGCAGAATTACGACATGATGATCCAGGAGAAGGCACAGATTGTCTTCATGGAAATGGAAAAGAGAGTGTCCGCAGAGGACATGGCAAGAATCCGTGCTGCCTTTGAACTGGCTCGCGAAGCTCATGCAGAGCAGAAGCGCAAGTCGGGCGAACCGTATATCATTCATCCCATCGCCGTGGCTACCATCGTAGCCATTGAGTTGAAGTTGGGTGCTAATCCAGTCATTGCCGCTTTTCTGCACGATGTGGTGGAAGACACGGCCTATACGATGGATGACATCCGTCAGCGTTTCGGTGATGACGTGACTTTCCTGGTCAGCGTCGTAACCAAGAAAAGCACGGGCAACTACGAAATATCCAAGCAGGTGGACAACTACAAGCAGATGCTCAACTCCATCCACTATGACATCCGTGCCTTGTTGGTGAAGCTTGCAGACCGTCTGCACAATATGCGCACGTTGAGCAGTATGCGTCCCGACAAGCAGATGAAGATTGCTGGAGAAACCGACTTCTTCTATGCACCTCTGGCTAACCGCCTCGGTCTGTACAATGTAAAGATTGAGCTGGAGAACCTGAGCTTCCGCTATCGTTGCCCTCATGAGTACGAAATGATTGCTGGACTCATCCAAAGGGACAAAGACAGTCAGCAGAAACGCCTGACGGCTTTCACGGAGAAAATCCGTGAGGTGCTGAAGCAGAACGGCATAGATGCACAAATCAATATTGTTTACCGTGCTCCTTACAGCATCTGGCGCAAGATGCGCAAATCGGGCGATGACTTCAGCCACATCCCGTTCCGTCACGTCGTGGAGGTTGTCTTCACTTGTACAGATGAAGAACAGGAGAAGGATATGGCCCTACATATCTATTCCCGTCTGACCAATGTCTTCAACGAGAAACCTTGTGGTATCATCAACTACATCGACTCGCCCAAAGAAAATGGCTACCAGTCGTTCCATGTTCAGTTGCTCAGTAATTACGGCTGTTGGGAAGAGGCACACATCAGCAGTGAACGTATGGCACGTGCTTCCCAGCTCGGAGTGGTGGCAGAGCGCAGCGAGGATAATGTGCGCCGCTGGATTGAAAAGTTCCGCACGGTGCTGAAGGATTTGGAGTTCCATCAGAAAGAGGGTGACTTCATCGAGAATGTGGTTACGACATTCTATAATGATGACATTCTGGTCTTCACGCCCAAGGGAAAGCCTGTCAACCTCCCCAAGCGGGCTACAGCACTGGACTTCGCCTTCGAGATTCACAGCCATATCGGTGAACATGCCCACTATGCCCGCATCAACGGACAACTGGCTTCCGTCAAAACAGAACTGCACAGGGGTGACATCGTGGAGATTGGTACTAACGCAGACATCACACCCAAGCCTGACTGGATGGAACACGTCCTGACCTACAAGGCAAAAGGCTTTCTGAAGCGGTACTTCGCCAAACAGGAGAAGAGCAACTTCCACTTCTGTTCCAACTGCCATCCTATCCCCGGTGAGGAAGTCATCGGTTTCAAGGAGGCAGACGGCACGATTACCGTCCACAAGCGCAACTGTCCCATTGCCATTGGGCTGGCTTCGCAGAAAGGCGACTCTATTGTTTCCGTTGACTACAAAGAAAGCCCTGCCGCACTCTATCCCGTAGCCATCCAGATTCTCGCTGTTGACCGCTTCCACCTGTTGAGCGACATGATTGACAGCATCACCAATGAGCTGAACCTCTCCATCGGTTCACTCACCACGAACACCGTGGACTGCATCGTGAACTGTACCATCACATTCTCGGTACATTCATTTGATGAGCTACAGACCATCATTGCCCAGATTTCAGCCATTGATGGGGTGGAAGAAGTGAAGCAGGTCAGATAG